From Polaribacter haliotis:
CCACTTGCTCCAATATGATAAGATTCTCTTGCAATTATCCATGTTAAAAATCCAGTAAAAAAACCTCCAAGTAACAATATTTTATAGGCAGTATCTCTATAAAAGAAAAAAAGAGAAGACAGTAAGACAAAAAGAGGAATAGAGTTATTAAATAAATGGCCTGCATCACTATGAATAAAATGTGTTAAAAAAACACCTCTAAAACCAATTAAATTTCTTGGATATACACCCCATTTATTAAAATTATATCCAAAATAAATCTCTACCCAATATACCAACCAAATACAAACAATATAAATTGTTGGAATTAGAAACACATTTTTTGATAGCTTTAATTTATTGTCGATATCCATTACTTTAAAAATAGCAAAAATTCAACCAAAATAAAAAACTACAACTTCTGTCATAAATCTTTATTATTTTTACAAAATGAATGAACCTTTGGCAGAAAGAATTAGACCTAAAACTTTAGAAGATTATATTAGTCAACAACATTTAGTTGGTAAAAAAGGAGTTTTAACAAATTTAATTAAACAAGGGATTATTCCTTCTTTAATTTTGTGGGGTCCTCCAGGAATTGGAAAAACTACCCTTGCAAATATTATTGCCACAGAATCTAAAAGACCTTTTTATACTTTAAGTGCCATTAGTTCTGGAGTAAAAGATGTTAGAGAGGTAATTGAAAAAGCCAAAAAAAGTGGTGGATTATTTACAGCAAAAAACCCTATTTTATTTATAGATGAAATTCATAGATTTAGTAAATCGCAACAAGATTCTTTATTAGGAGCAGTAGAAAAAGGTTGGGTAACATTAATTGGTGCAACTACAGAAAACCCAAGTTTCGAGGTAATACCTGCCCTACTCTCTAGATGCCAAGTATATATTTTAAATTCTTTCGATAAAAACGATTTGGTGGCTCTTTTAGAAAGAGCTATGAGAACTGACGAATTTTTAGCTTCAAAAAAAATAATTTTAAAAGAAACTGAAGCATTATTGCAAGTTTCGAGTGGAGATGCCAGAAAATTATTAAACATTTTCGAATTGTTGGTTTCTTCTGAAGACGAAATAGAAATTACCAATGAATTGGTGCTTTCTAAAGTTCAAAAAAACACGGCTAGATATGATAAAACTGGCGAACAACATTATGATATTGTTTCGGCTTTTATAAAATCTATACGTGGAAGCGACCCAAATGCGGCTGTATATTGGTTAGCAAGAATGATTGAAGGTGGAGAAGATGTAAAATTTATCGCTAGAAGAATGCTAATTTTAGCTTCTGAAGATATAGGAAATGCAAATCCGACAGCATTAATTTTAGCCAATAATACATTTCAAGCAGTTTCTGTAATTGGAAATCCAGAATCTCGAATTATTTTAAGTCAATGTGCAGTATATTTGGCAAATTCGACAAAAAGTAATGCTTCTTATATGGCTATTGGAGAAGCGCAAAACTTAGTACGAAAAACTGGAGATTTATCTGTACCTCTTCATCTTAGAAATGCTCCAACTAAATTAATGAAAGATTTAGATTATGGTAAAGAATATATGTATTCACATAACTACCCTAATAATTTTGTAGATCAGGAATTTTTACCACATGAAATTTCTGGAACAAAAATTTATGAGCCAGGACATAACCAAAGAGAAAATCAATTTAGAGATCTTTTAAAAGAAAAGTGGAAAAATCGTTACGACTATTAAAATTTAACTTGATATTCTTCTGTAACTAAGCTTTCGTTTTTATAATATTCTGCAACCCAAATATTCCCTTTTTTATATAAAACTCCATTTTTATCCTTTAGTATATAAACATCTTTAACCTTAGTCTTAAATAATAAAAAAATTACTTCTGGTTTCGTGTTTATTAACTGGAAACCATTTTTATTTGGTTGTGCATACAAAACTTTGGTATTATAATTTGCAGTTTCTACAACAGGTTTTTTATTCTTTGCAATTACAGCAACAGCCCCATTAGTAGTTAATTCCTGTGGTTTTTCTTTTAAAATCTCTTTTTTTATTTCTTTATTCTTTGATAAAGGCATGTATTGTATATCACTCATATTACTATAAGCATCTCTAATTGCGTCTTGATATGATTTTTTGTATTCTTTCTCTCTACTTTCTCCTATTTTAGAAATATAAACTACTTTATTAAAACAATCTTTTAACCTTATTTTTAATTTTGTTTTAAACATACTAGACTCACTTACAACATCTACAAACAAAGCAGAACATCTATCCGCTTTTATCTCTAGAGGTAAACTTTCGGAACTTAAATACACATCAAATCCATTTTTCTTTAATAAAAACTTTGTTAAAGAGCTTGTTTGATATTGATCTGTTTCTTTTAAAAAATCGAATTTATCTGATACAATAATATATTTGTAGTTATTTACTTTTTTCTCTTGGCTGTTAGAATAAAGTGACACCAAAAAAAGTGCGATTAAAAAGATGTTTTTTTTCATTATTTAATTAAATATTAGATTAAACCCCAATTGAAAGGATATATTATTTGCTGATGATAAATTTTTATATTGAATAATATTATCAAAAATACCATAAAAATTTATCTTCCAAATTTGGGCGGAAAGTCCAAACCCAACATTATATGCAGAATAATCGTCTATGGTATAAGTTACTTTTGCATGCAAATTTTTATTGAACGATTTTTGATAAAAACCTGTGAGTGCAAATTGCTGACTCAATGGTCTAAAAACAGAATATAATTGTGCGCCAATAGCATCTGTATAAAAGTCTTTATAGGTATTATCGTAACAATATTTACTTCTTTTTTCTCCGAAACTATATTTTATTGCAGCATTTAGTTTTGCAGGTCTCCAGGAAGTGTAAGAATCATTATTTTCTTGTGTAGGTAGTTCTTCTATAAAACGATCGTTTATTTCTTCCCAATAATTTCTTGGATTACTAGAATCAAATTCAAAATCTACTCCTTCAAAAATAAAATTTCCTTTCGCTAATGTATTTTTAATATTTTTTTTATGAGTTACAAAACCAATATCTAAAAGGCTTCCAGATAATTGCAATTGAGGAGTAATATTGTAGGAAAATCCAAAATCAAAACCTAAACCTAAATTTCCTCCAAGAAATGTATTTTTTAAATATTCGTTTGGATCCTCTATATATTCGTTATCTTTTACCAAGCCAGATGTTCTAAAATTCACATCTATATTATCTAAATAATGGATGTAAATATTATTATTTCCTTCATTTGTAGTAAAGGTACCAGAATTATTAGTGGATTCTATATTTAATGCCGAAGAATAAATTTTAAATCGACCACCAATGGTTAGTTTTTCGTCTATTTTCCTTGTAATTCCAGCATGAAGTACTCCAGAAAAATCCACTTTATAAAGTAATTGAGAAGCACTAAAATTTGAATTTATATAAGCTCCATTACCCTCATTTAATAATCTAATGGCATCTTTAGGAAAGTAACCAATTCCGTCTATTTCTTCGTAAAAACCGAAACTAAAATAGGTTTTGTCGTCAAATCTAAAGCCTCCACTTAAAACTTCTATTTGTGTATTAATTTTTGTATAATCTCTGGAAGTTAATCTATTTAAAACCTCGCTAACTTTATTGTTTATAGTTCTACCATCTGATAAAAAAAGATCTGACAAATTAAAATTTGTAACACCAAATTCCGAAGATATTCCAGATAATAAAGGAACACCAATATGAAATTTATAGTTAGTTTCTATTGCAGGGTTTAATAATAATGTTTGTGGTAACTCTGCAAAATCGTATAAAACTTGTTTGTTTTGACTATTAGCGAAAAAACTTAACAAAATTGAAAAAAATAATAGTACATTTTTCATATTAAAAAGATCTTTCTAGATAAATAGTAGTCGCAGATTTTAACCTTATAGCGCCATTTTCTGATGTACTCATAGGAATCGTTGGATCTTCTAACCTAAGTAAAACCTCTACTTTTGTAAAATTTTTTACATTCGGGTTTAACGAAATATCAATGATTTCTGATTGCTTAAAGTCTCTTTGGTTTGCAGATATATTTAAATTTTCTAATGTGTAAATTTCTGAATTGTTTTTATCTAACAAGGTTAACTCTACTACAAAATTTCTATTAATTTCGTTAACTATCTCAAATTCAAAATCTAATCTAACCGAATTATTTTTAAAAAAACTATTTTTAAAAATTTCAAAAGTAGTGTTTTCTCTAATTTCTGTTACTGGAGGAGAGGTAAATACTAGAGCATCTACAGAAAAAGTAGCCAAAGATACAGTATAATTTGGGGTTATAACATAT
This genomic window contains:
- a CDS encoding rhomboid family intramembrane serine protease, producing MDIDNKLKLSKNVFLIPTIYIVCIWLVYWVEIYFGYNFNKWGVYPRNLIGFRGVFLTHFIHSDAGHLFNNSIPLFVLLSSLFFFYRDTAYKILLLGGFFTGFLTWIIARESYHIGASGIVYLLFSFVFFSGIIKKHYRLVALSFIIIFLYGSMIWYVLPIKDGMSWEGHLSGFLTGLILAVIYRKKGIVKKEHQFSETEFDLLFDEQGNFSPPKEDVIVEEEEINNI
- a CDS encoding replication-associated recombination protein A gives rise to the protein MNEPLAERIRPKTLEDYISQQHLVGKKGVLTNLIKQGIIPSLILWGPPGIGKTTLANIIATESKRPFYTLSAISSGVKDVREVIEKAKKSGGLFTAKNPILFIDEIHRFSKSQQDSLLGAVEKGWVTLIGATTENPSFEVIPALLSRCQVYILNSFDKNDLVALLERAMRTDEFLASKKIILKETEALLQVSSGDARKLLNIFELLVSSEDEIEITNELVLSKVQKNTARYDKTGEQHYDIVSAFIKSIRGSDPNAAVYWLARMIEGGEDVKFIARRMLILASEDIGNANPTALILANNTFQAVSVIGNPESRIILSQCAVYLANSTKSNASYMAIGEAQNLVRKTGDLSVPLHLRNAPTKLMKDLDYGKEYMYSHNYPNNFVDQEFLPHEISGTKIYEPGHNQRENQFRDLLKEKWKNRYDY
- a CDS encoding DUF5723 family protein: MKNVLLFFSILLSFFANSQNKQVLYDFAELPQTLLLNPAIETNYKFHIGVPLLSGISSEFGVTNFNLSDLFLSDGRTINNKVSEVLNRLTSRDYTKINTQIEVLSGGFRFDDKTYFSFGFYEEIDGIGYFPKDAIRLLNEGNGAYINSNFSASQLLYKVDFSGVLHAGITRKIDEKLTIGGRFKIYSSALNIESTNNSGTFTTNEGNNNIYIHYLDNIDVNFRTSGLVKDNEYIEDPNEYLKNTFLGGNLGLGFDFGFSYNITPQLQLSGSLLDIGFVTHKKNIKNTLAKGNFIFEGVDFEFDSSNPRNYWEEINDRFIEELPTQENNDSYTSWRPAKLNAAIKYSFGEKRSKYCYDNTYKDFYTDAIGAQLYSVFRPLSQQFALTGFYQKSFNKNLHAKVTYTIDDYSAYNVGFGLSAQIWKINFYGIFDNIIQYKNLSSANNISFQLGFNLIFN